The window AGGAGCAGTTCTATTACCTGGACGCTCTTCCCACGCATAGCTACTGTAAGGCGTTGTATAAGTATCCCCAGAGCGCCTTTCCTTATGATCAGCTTCGTGAGGAAAATAAGCGGCGCGGCTATAGCGAACCTGAGTATGAACTGCTCGATACAGGCATATTCGACGATAACCGATACTTCGACATCTTCATTGAGTATGCGAAATCTGACGCGGAAGATATGTTGATCCGCATCACGGCGCATAATCGTGGGCCCGATGCAGCGCCGCTGACAATCATGCCCCAACTTACGTTACGCAACAATTGGTCATGGAAGAATCTGGAGGCAACGGGGAAGACAAAACCAATCATCTCGCAGACCGGTCCGTTTCGTGTGCAAGCGGAACACAAGATTCTTGGCGCTTATCTTTTCGAACCCGTAGATGGAAATACCGTTTTGCCGGAGCGCCTTCTCTTCACTGAAAACGACAGCAACATGCGCCGCCTGGACCCGAATTACAGCGGCGCGGATCATTTCAGCAAAGACGGCTTTGATCGTTATGTCGTTCATGGAGAACAGAACGCAGTGAAAGAGGCCAGCGGTACGAAGTGCGCATTTTTGTATCGACTCGTCATTGAGCCTGGCAGCAGTCAGACGATTTACCTTCGTCTCGTACGCATCGACAGCGAGACGCTACCCGAAGATAGATCAGAAAGCTCACAGCGCGTCGAACCAGCAGCGATTGATGTTGCGAACGCAGAACAGATCTTCGCAACACGCAAGGCAGAGGCAGACGACTTTTATTCACAGCAGATCCCGCATGAAGCTACGGCAGAAGAGCACAACGTCTCACGGCAAGCGTTTGCCGGCCTGTTGTGGTGTAAGCAGTTTTATTACTTCATCGCAGAACGGTGGATGACGGGTGATCCCACTCAGATCGCGCCTCCGCCCGAGCGCATGAAAAAGTCTGAAGACTGGAGGCACCTCTTTTGTCGCGACATACTTTCCATGCCGGACAAGTGGGAGTACCCGTGGTTCGCCGCCTGGGACACTGCATTTCATATGATTCCCATGGCACGAATCGATCCTGAGTTTGCGAAGAATCAGCTCCTGTTGCTGCTTCGCGAATGGTACATGCACCCGAACGGGCAGATGCCTGCCTATGAATTTGCCTTTGGCGACGTTAATCCGCCGGTGCATGGATGGGCAGTGTGGCATGTCTATCGCCTCGGCGCAGATGAGAACGGCGTCGGCGATCTCGACTTCTTGGAACGCGCCTTTCAAAAGCTCATGCTGAACTTCACCTGGTGGGTCAACCGCAACGATGAAAAGGGACATAACCTCTTCGGCGGCGGCTTCCTAGGGCTCGACAACATCGGAGTCTTCGATCGCTCCGTCACCTTACCGGACGGCGTGCAATTGCATCAGGCTGACGGCACTGCGTGGATGGGACTGTACTGCTCGGTCATGCTACAGATCGCGCTCGAGCTCGCACATCATCGTTCCAAGGCGTATGAAGACATCGCCAGCAAGTTTTTCGAGCATTACATCGCTGTCATCGACGCTATCAACTCCATTGGTGGGACCGGTCTGTGGGACGAAGAACAGGGATTCTATTTCGACCGGTTGGATCGTGACGACGGACAGAGTATACCGCTGAAGGTGCGTTCTCTTGTTGGTATCGCCCCGCTCTTCGCCGTCTGCATTATGAAGCGAGGCACGGTAGAGGGATTGAAGGATTTCGAGAAGCGTACGAATTGGTTTTTAGATTACAAGGAGCAGCTCTCGGAGTATGTCAGTACAGCTGATGGTTCCAGCGATGAAATCAATGGCTCGAAGTGGATTGCCATCGCGCCGCACGACCGATTCCAACGCATTCTGCAGCGGGTTCTAGATGAGTCAGAGTTTCTCTCCCCTCACGGCATCCGCGCGCTGTCACGGCATCATTATGAGAATCCGTTCGAAGTTAATCTTCGGGGAGAGCACTTCAAGGTTCGCTACACGCCGGCGGAAGGAGATAGTGGCATGTTTGGCGGCAACAGTAATTGGCGCGGTCCCGTGTGGTTTCCTATGAATATGCTGCTGATCAACGCGTTGGAGCGCTACTCGCTGGTATACGGCGATGATTTTAAGCTTGAGTATCCAACCCGAAGTGGCCAGCAACATACACTTGTCGAAATCGCTGAGGACATTGCACGTCGCCTGGTAGATCTCTTTCTTCCTGATAAGGATGGCCGCCGGCCCAGTCATGGCGCAGAAGAACGTTACGCTACTGACCCCCATTGGAAAGACCTGATCATCTTCAACGAGTACTTCGATGGCGACACGGGTCGCGGTCTCGGCGCCTCCCATCAGACGGGCTGGACTGCGCTCGCTGCCACACTCATCCAGGCCCTCTACACCCGTCGCGAAATACGCAATCGCGCGCAATGACGCGCATGCCGGTGGCGAGTGTATCGCGCAGAAAGATGTCAGTTCAAGCTGTCTTCTTGGGTGCTGACGAATGCAGACAGGCTTTCCTCGAAGGAGACGAATGTGAGGCCAGTGTTGTCCTCGTCAACTGCCGAGACGGTTTCCATGAACCTTTGACATCCCCGATCGTCCGCCGTCAGTCTCTGAATCGATCGGCGCTGGTCCGACAAATTCCCCACGGCTATAAACAACTGATATTTTTGCCAGTATCGGGGGAATCCTCCGGCACATATTCTTTCTGTAGCTATCAGCCACTTCACGGGACGTCGATTGAAGGCAGATTTCCGCCTTCGGAGAACAACGTTCCGAAATAGCTTCTAGCGACGATCATTCGATGATCCAGCGTTCGTGATGATGCATCTCGGAGGATGATATGGAGCGCAGCAAGAATGCTTTCTGGATCAAGGCTCTATTTGCCTTGGCGTCGGTGTTTTCCGTAGCGTGGGCGCTTGAGCATTATTCCCCAAAGACTGTTGCAGCTCAGACTTCGCATGATCCCGTTATCTATCTCAATCAGGGATGGTCACAGGAGGTTCGTAACAGTTACTACCATATTTCTCAAGGCTCAACTGTCATGCCGTATGACATCTTCCTGAACCTGGAAGTGGCCGGCAGTGAGGAGTTATTTCGGTCAGATGCGAATAGCGATCGCTACGGTTTGATACTCGAGGCGGCAAATCCGCAGACCAATCCCGACGGCTTGCCGGTAGGACTGAGCAAGACCGTGACCGCGGAAGGGCCGTGGAAAGGCGTGGCTGTCGGCTTGACCTGCGCTGCCTGTCATGAAGCAGAGCTGCATTACCAAGGAAAGCGAGTTCGCATCGAAGGTGGAGTTGGAAATACTTTTGACATTGAGGGTTATTTGTATGCTCTCGACGATGCCGTTCAGGCAACGTTAACAGACTCATCAAAATTTGATCGCCTAGCCGCGCGCCTAGGGGCGTCCAGTTCGAACGCCAAGAGCGAACTGCGTCAACGTTTCCAGAAGTCTGCTGATCGCATCCATAGCTACCGCACTCGTACCCTGGTCACTCCGTCCCCATGGGGACCGGCGCGAATGGACGCTATCGGCTTGATCGTGAACCGAATGACTTCAATCGAACCAGAGATTCCTGAGAATTGGTCTACTCCGCTCGCGCCTACTAAACCGCCCTTTCTTTGGAACGCTCCGCAAGGATCGTGGACTCAGTGGCGCGGCACCATCCAGGACCCTATCCAACGTAACTCCACCGAGACTTTGGGCGTTTATCTGTCCATGAACCTGACTGCCAAGACGCCGGAGCAAGGTCTTTTCGATTCGAATGCTCGCCTGGACAATCTCGAGGAGATCGAGGACTGGTTGGCTCACCTCGCGCCCCCCAAGTGGCCCGAAGAAGTGTTCGGAAAGATCGATCGAACAAAAGCCGCGGAAGGCAAGAAGCTATTCGAGGCTCACTGTGCACAGTGCCACAATTCCTATCCCTACACGTGGACCGAGGCCAACAAATACGGCAAGCGCTTTCTTGAAGTTGGACTAGTTCCGCAAAAATATGTAGGAACAGACCCGGGACAGTTTGAAGACCTGCGGCCGTACGCACTGACCGCACAGCTCAGTCCAAATTTGCCGCCACCGCTTAAAGATAAAGATCTCGTGCCGACAGGCTATCTCTACGTCGCCTTGCAGGAACTCGTTGTTGATACGGCTCTGAAGAAACTCAATCTGACCGAAGGTGAGGCGGTTAAGATACACGGATACCGGGAATTTCCGCTTGCTCGTCCTTCGGAAGTGCCCCATTACAAAGCAGCACCACGAGATGGCGTATGGGCGACACCGCCTTTCATGCATAACGGGTCAGTGCCTAGTCTCTATGAGATGCTCATTCCTGCGAAGGAACGAACTAAGAAGTTTTACCTGGGACGAGAGTTCGACCCGGTCAAAGTTGGATTGGACACCTCAGGAAAATCCGGAACCTTTCTCATAGACACGACGTTACGCGGCAATTCAAATGCTGGCCACTCGTTCGAAAATGCCCCGCTTGGGAATGGAGTCATTGGCCCTCTACTGACTGAGGAGCAACGCTGGGCGCTCATTGAATATTTGAAGTCGATTCCGGATGAGGAAGGTCGCGTCACGCCGTTTGGCGGACCGCCAAATGCGAAAACTGGGCATGCTAAATGGGCACAACAGCCTGAGCCTCCGACAAATTAAGTGCGCTACAGAGAGCTACAGGAGGATGGCAAATGTCAGACCACGTAGATGGGCCGCGGTCGATCGGCGATCCATCGATTGACCTCACCGATCTGTTCGCGTTCACCAGCCCCGAAGATCCTAGCCGCACCGTGCTTGTCGCGAATGTCTTTCCATCCGCGGGAGCCAGCGCAATGTTTTCAAACGTCGTCAACCATTCCATCGTAGTTCGCCGAATGACGGTTGCGGGGCTTGGCGAAGCTGCCAAATTCAAGCCTGACGATAAGGAATATCGCTTCAACTGTAAGTTCACCGACCTGCAGCGGGTGGCAAACGGCTCGAAACCTACACAGAAAGGCACTTGCACCTTTCCAAGCGGCCAGGAACTCACATTTGTCGTGAATGACGAAAGAGGAGCGTCTACTCCGGACGGAGTCTTTCGCGTCTTCGCGGGCTTGCGCTCGGACCCGTTCTATCTCGCGTGGCTCGTCGCGATCCTGAAGAAATTTCCCAATCTGCTAGAACACGATAACGTTCTCTCGATCGTCATCGATTTCGATACGAAGCAGGTTCTGAATCCCGATAAAGGCCCTCTGTTCGGCGTCATCGCCGAGACGAGTGCAATACCACAACCTCGTACTCTCATCGGACATGAGCCTCCGCGCTTTGATTGGGTAGGTCGGCCGGAACAGACAAACATGCGCCTCAACAATCCGGCAATGGAAGGTGCAGACGACGTGCGGGATCTCTGGAACCAGATGACTCCTTTTGCGCTCGCAGAAGAATTTCAGCCCATCTTTCGCAAGCGCTTATTGGATAGCTTGACGAATTGGGATATGCGCGATGGAAAGGCGGACTGGCCCCCCGCGGCGTTGACAGCCGTCATCAATGTCTACCTGGATGATTTCTTATTGTTTGACGTGTCGAAACCTATCAACGACACCAGCTTTTTTGAGATAGAAAAGAGCACCCTTCACGGACAGCCCTACCAGACAGGCGGCGGTCGCACCGTCAACGCCAACGTTATCGACATCATGCTTACCTGGATGGTGAACAACGACCGCGAGTTCCTGCAAGGGGGAGCCACAGGGGCGACGAAGCCGGGATCCAACTCATTTCCCTATCTTGCTTCGCCCAATACTCAAATACAGACCGCTGTCGAAAGCGTTGAACTGGCAGCCTCGCCCGACAAGGTGTGGGCGCTTATCGGGGACTTTGGTGCTGTATGGGAGCCATTAGTCGCCAGCATCATCACCGTTGGCACTGGCGTCGGACAGTTACGTACGATCGAGACGATCGACGGCAAGCGGATCATTGAAAGACTGGAAGCAATTGACAACTCGCAGAGGTCATATCGCTACTCGTTGATTAGCGGTATTCAGGCCACCGATTACGTCGGAACACTAACCGTCAGTCCGAAAGAACTCGGCAGCTTAGTCAAGTGGCAGGTGCAATATTGGGCGGACGGCCAACCCGACATTCTTGTAAAGACGATTATCAGCACTCTGCTCAAGACGAGTCTCGGAAGCCTAAGAGAGCGCTTTGGTGTAACTCAATGACCGAAACTCCGATTCTTGAAACTGCACTTCCGCTGGCTACGTCCGGTGATATTGCCGTCATCAACCTGGAGAGTGCACGCGGGCAGAGCTGGAACCGTTTCCAACGGTATCCGGAACGTCCCGGAGTAGCAGGATACATCGTTGAACAAGAGCAGATGACTCTGCAGTTTCTAAGCGACGCCCGTGCGCTTGACCGCCTTGAGAGTTTGATCGAACAGCTCGTTCGGACAGGCATCGAACCAACGCAACTCGCGCTTATCCAGGCTCAGGTTGCGTCGACGGCACATCGATTTTCTGAAGCGCGGGACTATTTACGGGCCGCTGAAGACTATGGGCGATTGCCTTCAGCCGCCAACCGACTGCTTTTGAGCATCGACCAGGCATGCGGAGACAAACTCGATACTCTGTTGGAGAGTCGCCGCCAAATAGCCGCCGAGTCCGGACGATTAGAGGACCTCGTACCACTTGGCTCATTGCTCGCGGATTTAGGTCAGTTCGATGAGGCCGATAGCATCTATAAACAAGCATTCAGGAGCTATCAAGACGTCTCCCCGTTTGCCTTGGCGTGGGTGTGCTTTCAGCTAGGGGTGCTGTGGGGTGAACTTGTGCCTGAAGTGCAGTCGAGTCGAGCGGCAGACTGGTATCGTAGGGCCATCGAATATGTGCCCAGCTATGTCAAAGCACGCGTTCATCTATCGGAGATCTATTTGGAAGACCAGTTGATCGGAGACGCGGAAGCGTTGCTCCTTCCGGCGCTGGCATCCGGCGACCCTGAAGTCGATTGGCGACTCGCGGATGTGATGACCGCGCAGGGCAGAGCTTCGGCAGGAAAGAAATACTTGGAAAACGCAGCACGCGGTTTCGAGGCGCTTCTCGACAACTATCTACTCGCATTCGCGGATCATGGTGCAGAGTTTTATTCTGGCAGCGGCAATGATCCCGGTAGAGCATTGGAACTTGCCGACCTTAATCTCGCGAATCGCCCGACGTTGCGCGCTTTTGAACAAACCTACGAGACGGCAGTAGGCGCCGGCCAGCTACAAGCCGCCTCCGAAATTCTGACTGCCGCCACGCTTCGCTGGGGAGCTAGCCACGCTTTCAGCTTCTCGCCGCTGGCAGAGTGTGGAACTGCTTCCATGGGCGGTTCTGACGCGTTATTAAACGAGTTGAAAGGAGCAAAAGATGATAATCGACCGTAGGTCATTCATACAGGGCGCATCTCTTCTTGCCGCGGGCAATCTTTTCTTCGAGGTCGCGGATGCGCTGGCGTGTGCATCTCCGAATCCGAGACTAACAAAGACGCAAATGAGTCACGAGACAGATGCACGGTGTGCTTTCAAGGTCGTTGGATGGGAGGGACGCGATCAAAATTCGGTTGACCGCTCAAAGGTGTTGCCGTCAAATCTCACACTCGCTGATTTAGCCAGCGATGAAGTGTTCATCCACGTCAACCGCGCATGGCGGACCGCTTGGCGATGACAAAATGAGTTCTTCACGGCTGCGGAGCGCATCGGCATGTATCGACTAAGAACCGGTTCACCTACGCATCTGCGAGTGCTTCGAGTATTCAAACGGTTGATGATCGTGACCGGGCTTGTCCCGCTGTTAG is drawn from Edaphobacter lichenicola and contains these coding sequences:
- a CDS encoding MGH1-like glycoside hydrolase domain-containing protein; translation: MRETAPKTAEGQRLDENKDRTKNWQRWGTYLPERQWGTVREDYSYNGDVWNSFPYEMSQFRAYRWGEDGLLGWTDRQCRLCFSTVLWNGQDRTLKERLFGLGNPEGNHGEDVKEQFYYLDALPTHSYCKALYKYPQSAFPYDQLREENKRRGYSEPEYELLDTGIFDDNRYFDIFIEYAKSDAEDMLIRITAHNRGPDAAPLTIMPQLTLRNNWSWKNLEATGKTKPIISQTGPFRVQAEHKILGAYLFEPVDGNTVLPERLLFTENDSNMRRLDPNYSGADHFSKDGFDRYVVHGEQNAVKEASGTKCAFLYRLVIEPGSSQTIYLRLVRIDSETLPEDRSESSQRVEPAAIDVANAEQIFATRKAEADDFYSQQIPHEATAEEHNVSRQAFAGLLWCKQFYYFIAERWMTGDPTQIAPPPERMKKSEDWRHLFCRDILSMPDKWEYPWFAAWDTAFHMIPMARIDPEFAKNQLLLLLREWYMHPNGQMPAYEFAFGDVNPPVHGWAVWHVYRLGADENGVGDLDFLERAFQKLMLNFTWWVNRNDEKGHNLFGGGFLGLDNIGVFDRSVTLPDGVQLHQADGTAWMGLYCSVMLQIALELAHHRSKAYEDIASKFFEHYIAVIDAINSIGGTGLWDEEQGFYFDRLDRDDGQSIPLKVRSLVGIAPLFAVCIMKRGTVEGLKDFEKRTNWFLDYKEQLSEYVSTADGSSDEINGSKWIAIAPHDRFQRILQRVLDESEFLSPHGIRALSRHHYENPFEVNLRGEHFKVRYTPAEGDSGMFGGNSNWRGPVWFPMNMLLINALERYSLVYGDDFKLEYPTRSGQQHTLVEIAEDIARRLVDLFLPDKDGRRPSHGAEERYATDPHWKDLIIFNEYFDGDTGRGLGASHQTGWTALAATLIQALYTRREIRNRAQ
- a CDS encoding cytochrome c, whose protein sequence is MERSKNAFWIKALFALASVFSVAWALEHYSPKTVAAQTSHDPVIYLNQGWSQEVRNSYYHISQGSTVMPYDIFLNLEVAGSEELFRSDANSDRYGLILEAANPQTNPDGLPVGLSKTVTAEGPWKGVAVGLTCAACHEAELHYQGKRVRIEGGVGNTFDIEGYLYALDDAVQATLTDSSKFDRLAARLGASSSNAKSELRQRFQKSADRIHSYRTRTLVTPSPWGPARMDAIGLIVNRMTSIEPEIPENWSTPLAPTKPPFLWNAPQGSWTQWRGTIQDPIQRNSTETLGVYLSMNLTAKTPEQGLFDSNARLDNLEEIEDWLAHLAPPKWPEEVFGKIDRTKAAEGKKLFEAHCAQCHNSYPYTWTEANKYGKRFLEVGLVPQKYVGTDPGQFEDLRPYALTAQLSPNLPPPLKDKDLVPTGYLYVALQELVVDTALKKLNLTEGEAVKIHGYREFPLARPSEVPHYKAAPRDGVWATPPFMHNGSVPSLYEMLIPAKERTKKFYLGREFDPVKVGLDTSGKSGTFLIDTTLRGNSNAGHSFENAPLGNGVIGPLLTEEQRWALIEYLKSIPDEEGRVTPFGGPPNAKTGHAKWAQQPEPPTN
- a CDS encoding DUF4331 family protein translates to MSDHVDGPRSIGDPSIDLTDLFAFTSPEDPSRTVLVANVFPSAGASAMFSNVVNHSIVVRRMTVAGLGEAAKFKPDDKEYRFNCKFTDLQRVANGSKPTQKGTCTFPSGQELTFVVNDERGASTPDGVFRVFAGLRSDPFYLAWLVAILKKFPNLLEHDNVLSIVIDFDTKQVLNPDKGPLFGVIAETSAIPQPRTLIGHEPPRFDWVGRPEQTNMRLNNPAMEGADDVRDLWNQMTPFALAEEFQPIFRKRLLDSLTNWDMRDGKADWPPAALTAVINVYLDDFLLFDVSKPINDTSFFEIEKSTLHGQPYQTGGGRTVNANVIDIMLTWMVNNDREFLQGGATGATKPGSNSFPYLASPNTQIQTAVESVELAASPDKVWALIGDFGAVWEPLVASIITVGTGVGQLRTIETIDGKRIIERLEAIDNSQRSYRYSLISGIQATDYVGTLTVSPKELGSLVKWQVQYWADGQPDILVKTIISTLLKTSLGSLRERFGVTQ
- a CDS encoding tetratricopeptide repeat protein; the encoded protein is MTETPILETALPLATSGDIAVINLESARGQSWNRFQRYPERPGVAGYIVEQEQMTLQFLSDARALDRLESLIEQLVRTGIEPTQLALIQAQVASTAHRFSEARDYLRAAEDYGRLPSAANRLLLSIDQACGDKLDTLLESRRQIAAESGRLEDLVPLGSLLADLGQFDEADSIYKQAFRSYQDVSPFALAWVCFQLGVLWGELVPEVQSSRAADWYRRAIEYVPSYVKARVHLSEIYLEDQLIGDAEALLLPALASGDPEVDWRLADVMTAQGRASAGKKYLENAARGFEALLDNYLLAFADHGAEFYSGSGNDPGRALELADLNLANRPTLRAFEQTYETAVGAGQLQAASEILTAATLRWGASHAFSFSPLAECGTASMGGSDALLNELKGAKDDNRP